Proteins encoded in a region of the Nitrospira sp. genome:
- a CDS encoding response regulator transcription factor has translation MKRTRILLADDHPQIRELLRVILEPEFRVVGAAEDGETLLQYAQSLQPDVIISDINMPKVDGLQAARLLKDIAPHSRVIFLTAHAESSYVDAAFAAGAVGYLIKGATTDLVGSLRSLIDSGRAQNIAPSIPPRPARPSAPATGVRPAH, from the coding sequence ATGAAACGGACTCGAATCCTGCTGGCGGACGATCACCCGCAAATCCGAGAACTCCTCCGCGTCATTCTGGAACCGGAATTTAGAGTCGTCGGCGCAGCGGAGGATGGCGAAACACTCTTGCAATATGCCCAGAGCCTGCAACCGGATGTGATCATCTCCGACATCAACATGCCGAAAGTAGACGGCCTCCAAGCCGCGCGGCTCCTGAAAGATATCGCCCCCCACTCACGGGTCATCTTTCTGACCGCCCACGCCGAATCTTCTTATGTGGACGCCGCCTTTGCCGCGGGGGCAGTCGGCTATCTCATTAAAGGCGCAACCACGGACTTGGTCGGCTCGTTACGGTCCTTGATCGACAGCGGTCGCGCACAGAATATCGCACCGTCCATCCCCCCGAGGCCGGCAAGACCATCAGCCCCGGCGACGGGAGTACGACCGGCCCACTAG
- a CDS encoding response regulator, which translates to MTDRTDAPNTRTILVIDDDPDIRKLLRFALEEAGYDVREAQEGDAGLAIARQEECALAIVDLFMPGKEGLETILALRRERPQIKLIAMSGGSGQTDMLPAAKSFGADRTIHKPYELDTLLTSIAALLSQQ; encoded by the coding sequence ATGACCGACCGAACTGATGCGCCGAACACCCGTACGATCCTCGTCATCGACGACGATCCCGATATTCGCAAACTCCTCCGGTTCGCGCTTGAAGAAGCTGGCTATGACGTTCGGGAAGCCCAAGAAGGAGATGCCGGATTGGCGATCGCCAGACAGGAAGAGTGCGCTCTGGCGATTGTGGATCTGTTCATGCCCGGCAAAGAAGGACTGGAAACGATTCTCGCCTTACGGCGTGAAAGGCCGCAGATCAAACTGATCGCCATGAGCGGGGGAAGCGGCCAGACCGATATGTTGCCTGCGGCTAAATCGTTTGGCGCCGACCGGACAATCCATAAACCCTACGAGCTCGACACACTACTGACGTCGATCGCCGCGCTGCTCTCACAACAGTGA
- a CDS encoding response regulator, which produces MSTESSVRRRILVIDHDDDVRLAVCSQLAQWGFEAEGEDNGVSGLARLAQSAPASAFAGMLLEMDMPVLGGMAVLQEMKDRHPTIPVIVMARTPHIDKLRSAVRMWAQEYLVKPFDPELLKLKCASVFSGPPH; this is translated from the coding sequence TTGTCGACAGAATCATCGGTGCGGCGGCGCATCCTCGTCATCGATCATGATGATGACGTCCGCCTGGCTGTCTGCAGCCAGTTGGCCCAGTGGGGATTCGAGGCTGAAGGGGAAGACAACGGCGTATCGGGACTCGCACGTCTCGCTCAATCAGCTCCCGCCTCGGCATTCGCAGGCATGCTGCTCGAAATGGATATGCCGGTCCTCGGCGGCATGGCCGTCCTCCAGGAAATGAAGGACCGCCATCCAACCATCCCGGTCATTGTCATGGCGCGCACGCCCCACATCGACAAGCTTCGAAGCGCAGTCAGGATGTGGGCGCAAGAATACCTCGTGAAACCCTTTGACCCGGAGCTTTTGAAGCTGAAATGCGCCTCGGTGTTCTCCGGACCGCCGCACTGA
- a CDS encoding thiamine pyrophosphate-binding protein, producing MTQPATIGTAVLARLHSLGVRHIFGIPGDYVLSLYQLIEASPIAHIATTREDCAGFAADAYARINGIGAACVTYCVGGLNTVNAIACAYAERSPVVLLTGSPGLSERTRTPYMHHMVRDFSTQREVFAHMTVAAITLDDPLTAEREMDRAFAALLRYRRPIYIEIPRDMVHTPLRNTGKPICIEDEPSDPAALAEAIGEVRAMLSAAQRPAILVGAEVGRFGLHDDLARLVERLNIPIASTLLGKSVIREDHPLYVGVYGGLIGRDEVQRFINESDCLLILGSILSDVEDVDAHSPLMTEGRTIHATADRVAIKHHRYEAIRFQDFVQGLGEAPLPSFPSRPLPVQSIPVSPPLDPKGPITLRGLFSHLDTVLNDQTLVIADVGESLFAAADLHVHRRFEFLSPAYYTSMGFAIPAALGASCADPTLRPIVLVGDGAFQMTGTELSSCVRYGQAPIVIILNNHGYSTEREILEGPFNDIHEWQYERICDLVGGGVGSRVTTQRDFEQRVAAALADPAQIHVLNVLLDPADRSPGMVRLARRLGKKLSTDKP from the coding sequence ATGACGCAACCGGCGACGATCGGAACGGCCGTCCTAGCCCGGCTTCATAGTCTGGGAGTCCGGCATATCTTCGGGATTCCCGGTGACTATGTCCTGTCGCTCTATCAATTGATCGAGGCCTCTCCGATTGCGCACATCGCGACGACTCGCGAAGACTGCGCGGGCTTTGCCGCGGATGCCTATGCCCGCATCAACGGCATCGGCGCCGCCTGCGTCACCTATTGTGTCGGCGGGCTCAACACCGTCAACGCGATCGCCTGCGCCTACGCAGAACGTTCTCCCGTCGTCCTGCTCACGGGATCGCCGGGACTCTCCGAACGCACGCGCACACCCTACATGCACCACATGGTCAGAGACTTCTCCACCCAACGGGAAGTCTTCGCACACATGACCGTCGCCGCCATCACGCTCGACGATCCCCTCACTGCCGAGCGAGAAATGGATCGGGCCTTCGCCGCTCTGCTCCGGTATCGTCGCCCCATCTACATTGAAATCCCGCGCGACATGGTGCATACGCCCCTGAGAAACACCGGCAAACCGATCTGCATTGAAGACGAGCCCAGCGACCCGGCGGCACTGGCCGAAGCCATCGGCGAAGTCCGCGCGATGCTGTCGGCCGCTCAACGCCCGGCGATATTAGTCGGAGCAGAAGTCGGACGATTCGGCCTGCATGACGATCTCGCACGGCTGGTCGAACGGCTGAACATTCCCATTGCGTCCACCCTGCTGGGAAAATCCGTGATTCGGGAAGACCACCCGCTGTATGTCGGTGTGTACGGAGGGCTGATCGGGCGGGATGAGGTCCAGCGGTTCATCAATGAGTCCGATTGTCTCCTGATTCTCGGATCGATTCTCTCCGATGTCGAAGATGTGGATGCCCACTCCCCGCTCATGACCGAAGGCCGGACCATCCACGCCACCGCCGACCGTGTCGCCATCAAACATCATCGGTATGAGGCCATCCGGTTCCAAGACTTTGTGCAGGGGCTCGGCGAGGCTCCGCTCCCCAGCTTCCCGTCACGTCCTCTGCCGGTCCAGTCGATCCCCGTCAGCCCACCGTTGGATCCCAAGGGGCCGATCACGCTGCGCGGACTATTCAGCCATCTGGACACGGTTCTGAATGACCAGACGCTGGTGATCGCCGACGTCGGAGAATCGCTCTTCGCCGCCGCCGACCTACACGTCCATCGACGCTTCGAATTCCTCTCTCCCGCCTACTACACCTCCATGGGGTTTGCGATTCCGGCCGCGCTCGGCGCCTCCTGCGCCGACCCGACCCTCCGCCCGATCGTGCTCGTCGGAGACGGAGCGTTCCAGATGACCGGAACGGAACTGTCCAGCTGCGTGCGCTACGGACAGGCCCCCATCGTGATCATTCTCAACAACCACGGCTACTCCACCGAACGAGAAATCCTCGAAGGCCCGTTCAACGATATTCACGAGTGGCAGTACGAACGCATCTGCGATCTGGTAGGTGGAGGTGTGGGCTCCCGCGTCACAACCCAACGGGACTTTGAACAGCGCGTCGCCGCCGCGCTGGCCGATCCCGCACAGATACACGTGCTCAACGTGCTGCTGGATCCGGCCGATCGCTCCCCCGGCATGGTCCGTCTGGCACGTCGCCTTGGCAAAAAACTTTCAACGGATAAGCCCTAG
- a CDS encoding TolC family protein, translating into MNIRSGLLLACLVAALSSAAMPASLAFALEPAPSAYTLDSILDLALARNPAVSSAEGTIDQQRGQQTAAGAYPNPTVTGYMGYGEVRDTGRANIRESLRRETLTEYNVTIGQPLEWPSMRKARQGVADAGLATANAGMSETRLHLTTQVKVAFYDLLLAQRDAALARQNLEIVESVARIVKARVKSGEAPQFESIKSEVEVLKAKQQLARAENAVRINRAVVDTLTGGALGPTYVIQGDFMGMSKEVHLDGLIVRMGTQHPTIERLLKSVEQSDWKIEFERQSRIPSVTVNGSYWREIGREAVQGGLSIPMPLWYRREGEIAASLGSKRHHEAELLRTRNELARAIFQHYQDARTTAELIDVFDKGLLKQAQEALRLAQFSFQQGASSLLDVFDAQRVQRQIQMDYAQARYELSVSLARLERAVGGAL; encoded by the coding sequence ATGAACATTCGCTCAGGTCTTTTGCTCGCGTGCCTCGTCGCGGCACTATCTAGCGCCGCGATGCCGGCTTCGCTTGCCTTCGCGTTGGAGCCGGCCCCATCGGCCTATACACTCGACTCGATTCTCGACCTGGCCTTGGCGAGAAATCCGGCCGTGTCGTCCGCAGAAGGGACTATCGATCAGCAGCGCGGCCAACAGACCGCCGCCGGCGCCTATCCGAATCCTACCGTCACCGGATACATGGGCTACGGTGAAGTGCGGGACACCGGTCGGGCCAATATCCGCGAATCCCTCCGACGTGAAACGCTCACCGAATACAACGTGACCATCGGACAGCCGTTGGAATGGCCGTCGATGCGAAAGGCTCGCCAAGGGGTGGCAGACGCGGGACTGGCGACCGCCAACGCCGGCATGTCGGAAACACGCTTGCACCTGACCACGCAAGTCAAGGTCGCCTTCTACGACCTATTGCTGGCCCAACGGGATGCCGCGCTCGCCCGGCAAAATCTGGAAATCGTCGAAAGCGTCGCCCGGATCGTCAAAGCGCGGGTGAAGTCAGGAGAGGCGCCGCAGTTCGAATCGATCAAATCCGAAGTCGAGGTCCTGAAGGCCAAACAACAGCTCGCCCGCGCCGAAAACGCCGTCCGCATCAACCGGGCGGTGGTGGATACCCTGACCGGCGGCGCGCTCGGACCAACCTATGTGATTCAGGGCGACTTCATGGGCATGTCGAAGGAAGTCCACCTTGACGGACTGATTGTCCGCATGGGCACCCAGCATCCGACCATTGAACGGCTGCTGAAATCGGTCGAACAATCGGACTGGAAAATCGAATTTGAACGGCAATCAAGAATTCCCAGCGTGACGGTCAACGGCAGCTATTGGCGCGAGATCGGCCGGGAAGCGGTGCAAGGAGGGCTGTCCATCCCGATGCCGCTCTGGTACCGCCGGGAGGGAGAAATCGCCGCGTCGTTAGGGTCCAAGCGACATCATGAAGCCGAGCTGCTGCGGACGCGCAACGAACTGGCGAGGGCCATTTTCCAGCATTATCAAGATGCCAGAACGACGGCCGAATTGATCGACGTGTTCGACAAGGGCTTGCTGAAACAAGCGCAAGAAGCCTTACGACTCGCTCAGTTTAGTTTCCAGCAAGGGGCGTCGAGCCTGCTCGACGTCTTTGATGCTCAGCGCGTGCAACGCCAGATCCAGATGGACTACGCCCAAGCGCGGTACGAATTGTCGGTCTCCCTGGCTCGCCTGGAACGAGCCGTGGGAGGCGCCCTATGA
- a CDS encoding efflux RND transporter periplasmic adaptor subunit, whose protein sequence is MSSPLHVQLHLLAGLLVAALLAHSGCNQAPGDAAVANRPGADSAPGIVALTAEESVRIGLVIQPATRSDFRTSRDFPAILQPNERAMADITTLVRGRVVDVYADLGQQVEANALLAILYSSDLGLAQSAYLKSRAKLHVAEQAYARAKFLLQEQVIGEAEAQRRQAELFSMQAEAHEARDHLKLLGMNEGEFRRLDKSRDIRSHVPIVAPFAGRIIGRNLTRGEVVETTEKLFVVADLSEVWVRANIPEKDIPFVHTVHASGGRQAEVRINAYPKETFKGTITYVGDVLDPSTRTMQLRLELPNPEGRLKPEMFATIRLFSESQPDRLAVPEAALQRDQNRTFVFVQRNVTEYEVREVQVGESNGTHSTILGGLTEGEPVVTHGAFILKSEFLKKQV, encoded by the coding sequence ATGAGCTCACCATTGCACGTCCAACTTCATCTCCTTGCAGGCCTGCTGGTCGCTGCGCTCCTGGCTCATTCAGGATGCAACCAGGCGCCGGGCGATGCCGCCGTGGCCAATCGGCCCGGCGCCGACTCAGCCCCCGGCATCGTTGCCCTGACCGCGGAAGAATCCGTCCGCATCGGCCTGGTCATCCAGCCGGCGACTCGAAGCGATTTCCGCACCTCTCGGGACTTTCCCGCGATCCTACAACCGAATGAACGCGCGATGGCGGACATTACAACCCTGGTCCGCGGGCGGGTCGTGGACGTCTACGCAGACTTGGGACAACAGGTCGAAGCCAACGCCCTCCTAGCCATCCTCTACAGCAGCGACCTGGGCCTGGCACAATCCGCCTATCTGAAGTCGCGAGCCAAACTCCATGTCGCCGAGCAAGCCTACGCGCGGGCCAAGTTCCTGCTGCAGGAACAAGTGATCGGGGAAGCGGAAGCCCAGCGACGGCAGGCGGAACTGTTCAGCATGCAGGCGGAAGCCCATGAAGCGCGCGATCACCTGAAGCTCCTCGGCATGAACGAGGGAGAATTCCGCCGACTCGACAAAAGCCGGGACATCCGATCCCATGTGCCGATCGTGGCCCCCTTTGCCGGCCGCATCATCGGACGCAACCTGACCAGAGGAGAGGTCGTCGAGACCACCGAGAAGCTCTTCGTGGTCGCCGATCTTTCCGAAGTCTGGGTGCGGGCCAACATCCCGGAAAAAGACATTCCGTTCGTCCACACCGTCCATGCCTCCGGTGGCAGGCAGGCCGAAGTGCGCATCAATGCCTATCCGAAGGAAACCTTCAAGGGAACGATCACCTATGTCGGCGATGTCCTGGATCCCTCCACCCGCACGATGCAGCTGCGGCTCGAACTTCCCAATCCCGAGGGACGGCTGAAACCGGAGATGTTCGCCACAATCCGCCTCTTCTCCGAATCGCAGCCTGACCGGTTGGCCGTCCCGGAAGCCGCGCTCCAACGGGACCAGAACCGGACGTTCGTCTTCGTGCAACGCAACGTTACCGAGTATGAAGTCCGCGAGGTCCAAGTCGGAGAATCCAACGGCACCCATAGCACTATCCTCGGAGGCCTCACCGAAGGCGAACCGGTCGTCACGCACGGCGCCTTCATCTTGAAATCCGAGTTCTTGAAGAAACAAGTCTGA
- a CDS encoding sensor histidine kinase: MKYTPPQWAISSGVAALTVGLLVIDLHTPLGVTNHILYLGPVLLSLLSSQRWYPYIIAGTVTALIIVAGLLSENPHNVPLWVPISNRAFSIWAMWVPVWHFAQRRKHELLLQQMNAELEERVQDRTQQLARVNEALVAEITERMRTEHSLEFSRLELKRLASQLIQVQEDERRRISRDLHDDINQRLALLSIELEGIQRQMPALTQPLAQAIRSISDRVAELSEDVRHLAYHYHPSILDDLGLSIALQRLVEDIGSRNHLEARITCHDLPKTLSQDVATCLYRIAQESLNNVVRHAKASRVEVALTQSSMGLLFTIADNGVGFPQNLRRPEAGGLGLLSMKERVALIGGTLTIDSVIGSGTTLHASIPLMEEM; encoded by the coding sequence ATGAAATATACACCTCCACAATGGGCTATTTCATCGGGTGTGGCTGCACTGACGGTCGGGCTCTTGGTCATCGACCTCCACACACCGCTCGGTGTGACCAATCATATCCTCTATCTCGGCCCGGTACTTCTGTCGCTGCTTTCTTCACAACGGTGGTATCCATATATCATCGCCGGCACCGTCACGGCCTTGATCATCGTCGCAGGGCTCCTGAGCGAGAACCCGCATAACGTTCCTCTGTGGGTACCTATTTCCAACCGGGCCTTCAGCATCTGGGCCATGTGGGTGCCCGTCTGGCACTTTGCCCAGCGCCGCAAGCACGAACTCCTCCTCCAACAGATGAACGCTGAACTGGAAGAACGGGTACAGGATCGCACCCAGCAACTCGCCAGGGTCAACGAGGCGCTGGTCGCCGAGATCACGGAGCGTATGCGCACCGAGCATTCCCTCGAATTCAGCCGACTCGAATTAAAACGGCTGGCATCACAACTGATTCAGGTCCAGGAGGATGAACGACGAAGAATTTCACGCGATCTCCACGATGATATCAACCAGCGGCTCGCGCTCCTGTCCATCGAACTGGAGGGAATTCAGCGGCAGATGCCGGCGCTCACGCAGCCGCTCGCCCAGGCCATCCGATCGATTTCGGACCGCGTAGCCGAGCTCTCCGAAGATGTGCGCCATCTCGCCTATCACTACCACCCCTCGATCCTCGACGACCTCGGCCTCTCCATCGCCCTGCAGCGACTGGTGGAGGATATCGGTTCCCGCAACCATCTTGAGGCCCGTATCACCTGCCACGATTTGCCGAAAACGCTTTCGCAGGACGTGGCGACGTGCCTGTATCGCATCGCGCAGGAAAGTTTGAACAATGTCGTCCGCCACGCGAAGGCGTCGCGGGTCGAAGTTGCCTTGACTCAGTCCAGCATGGGACTGCTCTTCACGATCGCCGATAACGGCGTTGGATTCCCCCAGAATCTTCGGCGACCTGAAGCAGGAGGTCTCGGTTTATTGAGCATGAAGGAGCGGGTGGCCCTAATCGGAGGCACGTTGACGATCGACTCTGTCATCGGCAGCGGCACAACGCTTCACGCCAGCATTCCCTTGATGGAGGAGATGTGA
- a CDS encoding SMR family transporter produces the protein MPVGTGYAVWTGIGAVGTALLGMVIWGESVAPLRLLSLALIVLGMMGLKLSA, from the coding sequence ATTCCTGTCGGCACGGGCTATGCCGTATGGACCGGGATCGGAGCGGTGGGAACCGCGCTTCTCGGCATGGTCATTTGGGGGGAATCAGTCGCACCGCTACGACTCCTGTCGCTTGCGCTGATTGTGCTGGGCATGATGGGACTCAAGTTGAGCGCGTAA
- a CDS encoding response regulator transcription factor: protein MTKPRVLLADDHTLVLDGYRKLLEGSCDIVGAAEDGRTLLKMAHQFQPDIVTLDISMPHLNGIDAARKLHKDLPDTRIIFVTMHADQAYVNEAFKAGAKGYLLKRSAGSELVQAIHAVMSGHNYITPLIAKGLVQSVVTGRTPSTKRGDALTPRQREVLQLVAEGNTVKEIATALDISPKTVEFHKTHLMDQLDLHTTAELTRYALTHGLISS, encoded by the coding sequence GTGACAAAACCCCGAGTGCTTCTTGCCGACGACCACACATTAGTCCTGGACGGCTACCGCAAATTACTGGAGGGATCCTGCGACATTGTCGGGGCCGCAGAAGACGGCCGCACGCTGCTGAAGATGGCCCATCAATTCCAGCCGGACATTGTGACCCTCGATATTTCCATGCCCCATCTGAACGGCATCGACGCCGCCCGCAAACTCCACAAGGATTTGCCGGACACGAGAATCATCTTCGTCACCATGCATGCCGACCAGGCGTATGTGAACGAAGCCTTTAAGGCCGGCGCCAAAGGCTACCTCCTCAAACGCTCGGCCGGATCGGAACTCGTCCAGGCTATTCACGCCGTCATGAGCGGACATAACTACATTACCCCACTGATAGCAAAGGGATTAGTGCAGTCTGTTGTGACCGGACGAACGCCGTCTACGAAGCGCGGCGATGCCTTGACGCCGCGCCAGCGCGAAGTGTTGCAACTGGTCGCGGAAGGGAACACCGTGAAAGAAATTGCGACCGCCCTCGACATCTCTCCTAAAACCGTCGAGTTTCACAAGACACACTTAATGGATCAGCTGGATCTCCACACCACGGCCGAGCTCACCCGGTATGCCCTGACCCACGGGCTCATTTCATCGTAA
- a CDS encoding CusA/CzcA family heavy metal efflux RND transporter codes for MVTRLLDISLRQRMLIVIFAIMLGIGGLYSFRTIPIDAFPDVTSVLVQVVTKAPGLSPAEVERLVTYPIELQLTGVPALMEMRSLTKVGLSLVTIVFDDAMDINLARQLVLERLIEVKEQLPPGTEPMLVPNSTGLGEVFQYYLADARAPALDEAVTHQQLIDQRTLQDWIIRPLLKSTPEVIDVNSMGGFVKQYQVLVEPAMLRKYNLTLREVFDAVASNNANAGGNILEKHDEKYIVRGIGLIRSLEDVGRIVIKEAGGTPVFVSDVAQVLIDHAVRHGATVLNGDREVVSGIVLMLRGGNARDVVESIKARIDDIHRLHLLPDGLRIVPFYDRIELITSALNTVYKSLAEGVVLVVVVLVLFLGNLRSALIVVATLVLAPLATFIVMGQVGLTANLMSLGGLAIAIGMIVDGSVVVVENVYRHLSEHSSAAVPRLELITRSVKEVGQPVVFGILIITLVFLPLLSLHGMEGKMFKPLAYTIMIALLASLVLSLTLSPVLCSLMLKRGTEEDPWIVRWTKRLYAPSLRWALGHTSIVLVGAVGSLLGSLALFPFLGSEFIPILNEGSVAPQTIRLPSVSLPASIEIEKRMQQAMMEFPEVEMVVSKIGRTELGNDPQEPNESDPVVRLRPLDQWTTARTMPELMQKFRERLTRIPGATFLISQPIQQRVDELISGVRTEATVKLFGEELEILRSKAEEIAGQLSTVRGVRDIKIEQLFGQPYLTIDIDRGKIARHAINVSDVRDIIGTAIGGEVATRVYEGQQRFELLVRFPEQYRNSAETISNILVTGRDGALIPLADLGSVRLEEGPGRISREKLQRYVSIGFNTMGRDIGSLVAEAQQKIATQVVLPAGYTAAWGGSFENMERAMAKLRLIVPITIGLIFLLLYSTFDSLRQAALIILNLPFALIGGVVALWLTGEYLSVPASIGFINLFGVAVLNGIVLVSCMNALREEGASLDEAVMSGALLRLRPVLMTALVALLGLVPLAFAHGIGSEVQRPLAIVVIGGLVSSTLLTLIVLPILYRWIEGSTQQDTPPTDSRPVIEPAHEGQ; via the coding sequence ATGGTTACCCGCCTGCTCGACATTTCACTGCGCCAGCGCATGCTCATCGTGATCTTCGCCATCATGCTCGGCATCGGAGGACTCTATTCCTTTCGCACCATCCCGATCGACGCCTTTCCCGATGTCACCAGCGTGCTGGTGCAAGTCGTCACCAAGGCGCCCGGGTTGTCTCCAGCCGAAGTCGAACGGCTGGTGACCTACCCGATCGAACTGCAACTGACCGGCGTCCCCGCGCTCATGGAAATGCGGTCCCTGACCAAGGTCGGGCTGTCCCTGGTGACCATCGTGTTCGACGATGCGATGGACATCAACCTCGCGCGCCAGCTCGTGCTCGAGCGTCTGATCGAAGTCAAGGAGCAGCTCCCCCCGGGCACGGAACCGATGCTCGTGCCGAACAGCACGGGGTTGGGCGAGGTCTTCCAGTACTACCTGGCCGACGCCCGCGCTCCCGCCCTGGACGAAGCGGTAACCCACCAGCAGTTGATCGATCAACGCACCCTCCAGGACTGGATTATCCGGCCGCTGCTGAAGAGCACGCCCGAGGTGATCGATGTGAACTCCATGGGCGGCTTCGTCAAACAGTATCAAGTGCTGGTCGAGCCGGCCATGCTGCGCAAATACAATCTGACCCTCCGCGAGGTCTTCGACGCCGTCGCCAGCAATAACGCCAACGCCGGCGGCAACATTCTGGAGAAACACGACGAGAAATATATTGTGCGCGGGATCGGCCTGATTCGGTCGCTCGAAGACGTCGGGCGCATCGTCATCAAGGAAGCCGGCGGCACGCCGGTCTTTGTCAGCGATGTGGCGCAGGTGTTGATCGACCATGCGGTCCGGCACGGGGCAACCGTGCTCAACGGAGATCGCGAGGTGGTCAGCGGGATCGTCCTCATGTTGCGCGGGGGGAACGCGCGTGACGTCGTCGAAAGCATCAAGGCGCGCATCGACGACATACACCGTCTGCATCTGCTGCCGGACGGATTGCGTATCGTGCCGTTCTATGACCGGATCGAATTGATCACGTCCGCTTTGAATACGGTGTATAAATCTCTCGCCGAAGGCGTCGTGCTGGTCGTCGTGGTGCTGGTGCTTTTTCTGGGCAATCTGCGCAGCGCACTGATCGTCGTCGCAACCCTGGTGCTGGCCCCGCTGGCCACGTTCATCGTCATGGGCCAAGTCGGACTCACGGCCAATCTCATGTCGCTGGGCGGGCTGGCGATCGCCATCGGCATGATCGTGGACGGCTCCGTGGTCGTCGTCGAGAATGTGTACCGGCACCTCTCAGAGCACTCGTCCGCTGCCGTCCCGCGCCTGGAGCTGATCACCAGATCCGTCAAGGAAGTCGGACAGCCGGTCGTGTTCGGAATCCTGATCATTACTCTGGTATTCCTGCCGCTCTTGTCCCTGCATGGGATGGAGGGCAAGATGTTCAAACCGCTCGCCTACACCATCATGATCGCCCTGCTGGCCTCCCTGGTGCTGTCGCTCACGCTCTCGCCGGTCCTCTGCTCTCTCATGTTGAAGCGAGGGACCGAGGAAGACCCCTGGATCGTCCGCTGGACCAAGCGCCTCTATGCCCCGTCGCTCCGGTGGGCATTGGGACATACCAGTATCGTGCTGGTGGGCGCAGTGGGCTCGCTGCTCGGCAGCCTGGCGCTGTTTCCGTTCCTGGGAAGCGAATTTATCCCGATTCTCAACGAAGGATCCGTCGCTCCGCAAACGATCCGGTTGCCGAGCGTCTCCCTCCCTGCGTCTATCGAAATCGAAAAGCGTATGCAGCAGGCTATGATGGAATTTCCGGAAGTGGAGATGGTCGTCTCGAAGATCGGACGCACGGAACTGGGGAACGATCCGCAGGAACCGAACGAAAGCGACCCCGTCGTCCGACTCCGCCCGCTGGACCAATGGACGACCGCCCGGACGATGCCTGAATTGATGCAGAAATTCCGAGAGCGGTTGACGAGGATCCCGGGCGCGACGTTCCTGATCAGCCAGCCCATCCAACAGCGGGTCGACGAGCTGATCTCCGGCGTCCGGACAGAAGCGACCGTCAAGCTGTTCGGGGAGGAGCTGGAGATCTTGCGCAGCAAGGCCGAGGAGATCGCCGGCCAGCTGAGCACCGTGCGCGGGGTGCGGGATATCAAGATCGAGCAACTCTTCGGACAGCCCTATCTTACCATCGACATCGATCGCGGCAAGATTGCGCGGCACGCCATCAATGTGTCCGACGTGCGGGACATCATCGGCACCGCGATCGGCGGCGAAGTCGCGACTCGCGTCTACGAGGGGCAGCAACGATTTGAGCTGCTCGTCCGCTTCCCGGAGCAATACCGGAACAGCGCCGAGACGATCAGCAACATTCTCGTCACCGGAAGGGACGGAGCCCTGATCCCTCTCGCCGACCTGGGAAGCGTCCGCCTTGAGGAAGGCCCCGGCCGGATCAGCCGGGAAAAGCTCCAACGGTATGTCTCCATCGGGTTCAATACGATGGGACGCGACATCGGCAGTTTGGTCGCTGAAGCACAGCAGAAGATCGCCACCCAGGTGGTGCTTCCCGCCGGCTATACCGCCGCCTGGGGAGGCTCGTTCGAAAATATGGAGCGGGCGATGGCCAAACTCCGGCTCATCGTTCCCATCACCATCGGATTGATCTTCCTGTTGCTGTACTCCACCTTCGACTCGCTGCGTCAGGCCGCTCTCATCATTTTGAACCTGCCCTTCGCTCTGATCGGCGGGGTGGTCGCGCTCTGGCTGACCGGGGAATATCTCAGCGTGCCGGCCTCGATCGGGTTCATCAACCTCTTCGGCGTGGCCGTGCTGAACGGCATCGTGCTGGTCTCGTGCATGAATGCCCTGCGCGAGGAAGGCGCGTCGCTGGATGAAGCCGTGATGTCCGGGGCGTTGCTGCGCCTGCGACCGGTCCTCATGACCGCCCTGGTCGCGTTGCTGGGGTTGGTCCCTCTCGCCTTCGCCCATGGAATCGGCTCGGAGGTTCAGCGCCCGTTGGCCATCGTCGTCATCGGCGGACTGGTTAGCTCCACGTTGCTGACGTTGATCGTGCTGCCGATCCTCTATCGATGGATTGAAGGAAGTACCCAACAGGACACTCCGCCGACCGACAGCCGCCCCGTTATCGAACCAGCCCATGAAGGGCAATAG